A window of Raineyella sp. W15-4 contains these coding sequences:
- the argB gene encoding acetylglutamate kinase translates to MSEAIDALTLTDKASILIEALPWIDRYTGRTIVIKYGGNAMINEDLQRAFAEDIVFLRRCGVRPVVVHGGGPQISAMLKRLEIPSEFRGGFRVTTPETMEVVRMVLMGQVGRELIGLVNQHGPLAVGSSGEDAGLFRAERRTASVDGEPVDLGLVGDVVHVRPRAIQDLIDAGRIPVVATVAPDDNGQVLNVNADTAASALAVALKADKLVMLTDVEGLYRDWPNSEEIITEITASELEAMLPELASGMVPKMEACLRAVRGGLNRATVIDGRVPHALLLEIFTDAGMGTMVVADKENIDD, encoded by the coding sequence CCCTGACCGACAAGGCGTCCATCCTGATCGAGGCGCTGCCGTGGATCGACCGCTACACCGGCCGGACCATCGTGATCAAGTACGGCGGCAACGCGATGATCAACGAGGACCTCCAGCGGGCCTTCGCCGAGGACATCGTCTTCCTGCGCCGCTGCGGCGTACGCCCCGTCGTGGTGCACGGTGGCGGTCCGCAGATCTCGGCGATGCTCAAGCGACTGGAGATCCCCTCGGAGTTCCGCGGCGGGTTCCGGGTGACGACACCGGAGACGATGGAGGTCGTCCGGATGGTGCTGATGGGCCAGGTCGGCCGCGAGCTGATCGGGCTGGTCAACCAGCACGGCCCGCTGGCGGTCGGCTCCTCCGGTGAGGACGCCGGGCTGTTCCGGGCCGAACGGCGCACCGCCAGCGTCGACGGCGAGCCGGTCGACCTCGGCCTGGTCGGCGACGTGGTGCACGTCCGGCCGCGGGCGATCCAGGACCTGATCGACGCGGGGCGCATCCCGGTGGTCGCCACGGTCGCGCCGGACGACAACGGCCAGGTGCTCAATGTCAACGCCGACACCGCCGCCTCGGCCCTGGCCGTCGCGCTCAAGGCGGACAAGCTGGTGATGCTCACCGACGTCGAGGGCCTCTACCGCGACTGGCCGAACAGTGAGGAGATCATCACCGAGATCACCGCCTCCGAACTCGAGGCGATGCTGCCCGAGCTCGCCTCGGGGATGGTCCCGAAGATGGAGGCCTGCCTGCGGGCCGTCCGCGGCGGGCTGAACCGGGCGACGGTGATCGACGGCCGGGTGCCGCACGCGCTGCTGCTGGAGATCTTCACCGACGCCGGCATGGGCACCATGGTCGTCGCGGACAAGGAGAACATCGATGACTGA